A stretch of Salarias fasciatus chromosome 23, fSalaFa1.1, whole genome shotgun sequence DNA encodes these proteins:
- the gatad2ab gene encoding GATA zinc finger domain containing 2Ab isoform X2, translating to MSEEAVRQTRSQKRALERDHTTIPGTLGDTDSKRVKLEKSDVAGSPLALVAHGGDGIKLKSEQAAKVAASILKTGEVKATIKVEVQTGDEPVDMSTSKSDIKKERQPPSPDDVIVLSDNEPSSPLMNGHCFTKTDTDKLMKSSPEERERVIKQLKEELRLQEAKLVLLKKLRQSQIQKESSVQKATGSVATPPPLVRGSMTSSKGPLQGTGRSSGTVIPPPLVRGGQHIPSKHNSQTVMPPLVRGAQPIAVTPQQIASLRQQQQQHSGSGPPPLLLAPRASVPNVQVQGQRIIQQGLIRVANVANSNVMVNIPQASPTGLKGSSVSPNSSINDSPASRQAAAKLALRKQLEKTLLEIPPPKPPAPEFNFLPSAANNEFIYLLGLEEVVQKLLEMHGRGNLGPAAAMANITPKEPYTCAQCKTDFTSRWRKEKVGTILCDQCMSSNQKKALKAEHTSRLKAAFVKALQQEQEIEQRILQQAASSVSKSSSSSPSLSKSDILVSHQYKQVRAAMQHRSVGHHSIKQSQLSHSLQSVGAHSMAHSFTSSQLQNAVTAAALGGRPDKHVAARTLHQGAKVSASGSSNQSNVAAWRKQSGGNAGVTMAYVNPSLSAHKSSSAVERQREYLLDMIPSRSISQAANTWK from the exons ATACAGACAGTAAAAGGGTTAAACTGGAGAAGAGTGATGTAGCTGGGAGCCCACTGGCCCTGGTGGCACATGGAGGCGATGGCATCAAGCTGAAGAGTGAGCAGGCTGCTAAGGTCGCAGCCAGTATCCTCAAGACAGGGGAAGTCAAGGCCACCATCAAGGTTGAGGTGCAGACTGGAGATGAGCCTGTTGACATGAGCACATCCAAAAG TGACATCAAGAAAGAGCGGCAGCCTCCGTCACCAGATGATGTGATCGTGTTATCAGACAATGAGCCATCCAGTCCTCTCATGAATGGCCACTGCTTCACAAAGACTGACACCGATAAACTTATG AAGAGTTCACCTGAGGAACGAGAGCGCGTCATCAAACAGCTGAAGGAAGAGCTGAGACTGCAGGAGGCTAAACTGGTGCTGCTTAAAAAGCTACGACAGAGTCAGATCCAGAAGGAGAGCAGTGTGCAGAAG GCGACTGGCTCTGTggctactcctcctcctctggtgagAGGTAGCATGACATCAAGTAAAGGACCCCTTCAG GGGACTGGTCGCAGCTCAGGCACAGTGATCCCCCCTCCCTTGGTGCGGGGCGGACAACACATCCCATCCAAACACAACTCTCAGACTGTCATGCCTCCCTTGGTCAGAGGAGCCCAG CCTATTGCTGTGACTCCCCAGCAGATAGCCAGTCtacgtcagcagcagcagcagcatagtGGTTCAGGGCCCCCTCCACTCCTTCTGGCTCCCCGGGCCTCTGTGCCCaatgtccaggtccagggccaGAGGATCATTCAGCAGGGACTCATTCGGGTGGCTAACGTGGCAAACAGTAACGTCATGGTCAACATCCCTCAG GCTTCTCCAACTGGCCTGAAAGGCTCTTCAGTGTCACCCAACTCCAGCATCAATGACTCCCCGGCCAGCCGACAGGCGGCTGCTAAACTTGCACTGCGCAAACAGCTGGAGAAGACGCTTCTGGAGATCCCTCCACCCAAACCTCCTGCTCCTGAGTTCAACTTCCTTCCCTCTGCAGCAAACAATGAGTTCATTTACTTGTTGGGTTTGGAAGAAGTGGTGCAGAAACTCCTGGAGATGCATGGCAGAG GTAATCTTGGCCCAGCTGCTGCGATGGCCAACATTACTCCCAAAGAGCCATACACCTGTGCCCAGTGCAAGACGGACTTCACCTCCCGCTGGAGAAAGGAGAAGGTCGGGACCATCCTGTGTGACCAGTGCATGTCGTCCAATCAGAAAAAGGCCCTGAAGGCTGAACACACCAGTCGGCTGAAGGCAGCCTTTGTCAAGGCACTCCAACAGGAGCAGGAGATTGAGCAGCGTATTCTTCAGCAGGCTGCCTCCTCTGTCTCTAAAAGCTCCTCGTCCTCTCCCTCACTGTCCAAAAGTGACATACTGGTGTCCCATCAGTACAAGCAGGTCAGGGCTGCCATGCAGCACAGATCTGTGGGCCATCACTCCATTAAGCAG AGTCAGCTGTCACACAGCCTCCAGTCTGTAGGGGCTCACAGCATGGCccactccttcacctcctcccagCTGCAGAACGCAGTCACAGCAGCGGCATTGGGTGGTAGGCCAGATAAGCATGTGGCAGCACGGACGTTGCACCAGGGGGCAAAGGTCAGTGCCAGCGGCAGCAGTAACCAGAGCAACGTGGCagcctggaggaagcagagtggTGGCAACGCAG gcgtcaccATGGCCTATGTGAACCCCAGCTTGTCTGCTCATAagagcagctctgctgtggagCGTCAGCGAGAATACCTGCTGGACATGATACCCTCTCGTTCCATCTCCCAAGCAGCAAACACATGGAAATAA
- the gatad2ab gene encoding GATA zinc finger domain containing 2Ab isoform X1, producing MVRAAMSEEAVRQTRSQKRALERDHTTIPGTLGDTDSKRVKLEKSDVAGSPLALVAHGGDGIKLKSEQAAKVAASILKTGEVKATIKVEVQTGDEPVDMSTSKSDIKKERQPPSPDDVIVLSDNEPSSPLMNGHCFTKTDTDKLMKSSPEERERVIKQLKEELRLQEAKLVLLKKLRQSQIQKESSVQKATGSVATPPPLVRGSMTSSKGPLQGTGRSSGTVIPPPLVRGGQHIPSKHNSQTVMPPLVRGAQPIAVTPQQIASLRQQQQQHSGSGPPPLLLAPRASVPNVQVQGQRIIQQGLIRVANVANSNVMVNIPQASPTGLKGSSVSPNSSINDSPASRQAAAKLALRKQLEKTLLEIPPPKPPAPEFNFLPSAANNEFIYLLGLEEVVQKLLEMHGRGNLGPAAAMANITPKEPYTCAQCKTDFTSRWRKEKVGTILCDQCMSSNQKKALKAEHTSRLKAAFVKALQQEQEIEQRILQQAASSVSKSSSSSPSLSKSDILVSHQYKQVRAAMQHRSVGHHSIKQSQLSHSLQSVGAHSMAHSFTSSQLQNAVTAAALGGRPDKHVAARTLHQGAKVSASGSSNQSNVAAWRKQSGGNAGVTMAYVNPSLSAHKSSSAVERQREYLLDMIPSRSISQAANTWK from the exons ATACAGACAGTAAAAGGGTTAAACTGGAGAAGAGTGATGTAGCTGGGAGCCCACTGGCCCTGGTGGCACATGGAGGCGATGGCATCAAGCTGAAGAGTGAGCAGGCTGCTAAGGTCGCAGCCAGTATCCTCAAGACAGGGGAAGTCAAGGCCACCATCAAGGTTGAGGTGCAGACTGGAGATGAGCCTGTTGACATGAGCACATCCAAAAG TGACATCAAGAAAGAGCGGCAGCCTCCGTCACCAGATGATGTGATCGTGTTATCAGACAATGAGCCATCCAGTCCTCTCATGAATGGCCACTGCTTCACAAAGACTGACACCGATAAACTTATG AAGAGTTCACCTGAGGAACGAGAGCGCGTCATCAAACAGCTGAAGGAAGAGCTGAGACTGCAGGAGGCTAAACTGGTGCTGCTTAAAAAGCTACGACAGAGTCAGATCCAGAAGGAGAGCAGTGTGCAGAAG GCGACTGGCTCTGTggctactcctcctcctctggtgagAGGTAGCATGACATCAAGTAAAGGACCCCTTCAG GGGACTGGTCGCAGCTCAGGCACAGTGATCCCCCCTCCCTTGGTGCGGGGCGGACAACACATCCCATCCAAACACAACTCTCAGACTGTCATGCCTCCCTTGGTCAGAGGAGCCCAG CCTATTGCTGTGACTCCCCAGCAGATAGCCAGTCtacgtcagcagcagcagcagcatagtGGTTCAGGGCCCCCTCCACTCCTTCTGGCTCCCCGGGCCTCTGTGCCCaatgtccaggtccagggccaGAGGATCATTCAGCAGGGACTCATTCGGGTGGCTAACGTGGCAAACAGTAACGTCATGGTCAACATCCCTCAG GCTTCTCCAACTGGCCTGAAAGGCTCTTCAGTGTCACCCAACTCCAGCATCAATGACTCCCCGGCCAGCCGACAGGCGGCTGCTAAACTTGCACTGCGCAAACAGCTGGAGAAGACGCTTCTGGAGATCCCTCCACCCAAACCTCCTGCTCCTGAGTTCAACTTCCTTCCCTCTGCAGCAAACAATGAGTTCATTTACTTGTTGGGTTTGGAAGAAGTGGTGCAGAAACTCCTGGAGATGCATGGCAGAG GTAATCTTGGCCCAGCTGCTGCGATGGCCAACATTACTCCCAAAGAGCCATACACCTGTGCCCAGTGCAAGACGGACTTCACCTCCCGCTGGAGAAAGGAGAAGGTCGGGACCATCCTGTGTGACCAGTGCATGTCGTCCAATCAGAAAAAGGCCCTGAAGGCTGAACACACCAGTCGGCTGAAGGCAGCCTTTGTCAAGGCACTCCAACAGGAGCAGGAGATTGAGCAGCGTATTCTTCAGCAGGCTGCCTCCTCTGTCTCTAAAAGCTCCTCGTCCTCTCCCTCACTGTCCAAAAGTGACATACTGGTGTCCCATCAGTACAAGCAGGTCAGGGCTGCCATGCAGCACAGATCTGTGGGCCATCACTCCATTAAGCAG AGTCAGCTGTCACACAGCCTCCAGTCTGTAGGGGCTCACAGCATGGCccactccttcacctcctcccagCTGCAGAACGCAGTCACAGCAGCGGCATTGGGTGGTAGGCCAGATAAGCATGTGGCAGCACGGACGTTGCACCAGGGGGCAAAGGTCAGTGCCAGCGGCAGCAGTAACCAGAGCAACGTGGCagcctggaggaagcagagtggTGGCAACGCAG gcgtcaccATGGCCTATGTGAACCCCAGCTTGTCTGCTCATAagagcagctctgctgtggagCGTCAGCGAGAATACCTGCTGGACATGATACCCTCTCGTTCCATCTCCCAAGCAGCAAACACATGGAAATAA
- the gatad2ab gene encoding GATA zinc finger domain containing 2Ab isoform X4, translating into MVRAAMSEEAVRQTRSQKRALERDHTTIPGTLGDTDSKRVKLEKSDVAGSPLALVAHGGDGIKLKSEQAAKVAASILKTGEVKATIKVEVQTGDEPVDMSTSKSDIKKERQPPSPDDVIVLSDNEPSSPLMNGHCFTKTDTDKLMKSSPEERERVIKQLKEELRLQEAKLVLLKKLRQSQIQKESSVQKATGSVATPPPLVRGSMTSSKGPLQGTGRSSGTVIPPPLVRGGQHIPSKHNSQTVMPPLVRGAQIASLRQQQQQHSGSGPPPLLLAPRASVPNVQVQGQRIIQQGLIRVANVANSNVMVNIPQASPTGLKGSSVSPNSSINDSPASRQAAAKLALRKQLEKTLLEIPPPKPPAPEFNFLPSAANNEFIYLLGLEEVVQKLLEMHGRGNLGPAAAMANITPKEPYTCAQCKTDFTSRWRKEKVGTILCDQCMSSNQKKALKAEHTSRLKAAFVKALQQEQEIEQRILQQAASSVSKSSSSSPSLSKSDILVSHQYKQVRAAMQHRSVGHHSIKQSQLSHSLQSVGAHSMAHSFTSSQLQNAVTAAALGGRPDKHVAARTLHQGAKVSASGSSNQSNVAAWRKQSGGNAGVTMAYVNPSLSAHKSSSAVERQREYLLDMIPSRSISQAANTWK; encoded by the exons ATACAGACAGTAAAAGGGTTAAACTGGAGAAGAGTGATGTAGCTGGGAGCCCACTGGCCCTGGTGGCACATGGAGGCGATGGCATCAAGCTGAAGAGTGAGCAGGCTGCTAAGGTCGCAGCCAGTATCCTCAAGACAGGGGAAGTCAAGGCCACCATCAAGGTTGAGGTGCAGACTGGAGATGAGCCTGTTGACATGAGCACATCCAAAAG TGACATCAAGAAAGAGCGGCAGCCTCCGTCACCAGATGATGTGATCGTGTTATCAGACAATGAGCCATCCAGTCCTCTCATGAATGGCCACTGCTTCACAAAGACTGACACCGATAAACTTATG AAGAGTTCACCTGAGGAACGAGAGCGCGTCATCAAACAGCTGAAGGAAGAGCTGAGACTGCAGGAGGCTAAACTGGTGCTGCTTAAAAAGCTACGACAGAGTCAGATCCAGAAGGAGAGCAGTGTGCAGAAG GCGACTGGCTCTGTggctactcctcctcctctggtgagAGGTAGCATGACATCAAGTAAAGGACCCCTTCAG GGGACTGGTCGCAGCTCAGGCACAGTGATCCCCCCTCCCTTGGTGCGGGGCGGACAACACATCCCATCCAAACACAACTCTCAGACTGTCATGCCTCCCTTGGTCAGAGGAGCCCAG ATAGCCAGTCtacgtcagcagcagcagcagcatagtGGTTCAGGGCCCCCTCCACTCCTTCTGGCTCCCCGGGCCTCTGTGCCCaatgtccaggtccagggccaGAGGATCATTCAGCAGGGACTCATTCGGGTGGCTAACGTGGCAAACAGTAACGTCATGGTCAACATCCCTCAG GCTTCTCCAACTGGCCTGAAAGGCTCTTCAGTGTCACCCAACTCCAGCATCAATGACTCCCCGGCCAGCCGACAGGCGGCTGCTAAACTTGCACTGCGCAAACAGCTGGAGAAGACGCTTCTGGAGATCCCTCCACCCAAACCTCCTGCTCCTGAGTTCAACTTCCTTCCCTCTGCAGCAAACAATGAGTTCATTTACTTGTTGGGTTTGGAAGAAGTGGTGCAGAAACTCCTGGAGATGCATGGCAGAG GTAATCTTGGCCCAGCTGCTGCGATGGCCAACATTACTCCCAAAGAGCCATACACCTGTGCCCAGTGCAAGACGGACTTCACCTCCCGCTGGAGAAAGGAGAAGGTCGGGACCATCCTGTGTGACCAGTGCATGTCGTCCAATCAGAAAAAGGCCCTGAAGGCTGAACACACCAGTCGGCTGAAGGCAGCCTTTGTCAAGGCACTCCAACAGGAGCAGGAGATTGAGCAGCGTATTCTTCAGCAGGCTGCCTCCTCTGTCTCTAAAAGCTCCTCGTCCTCTCCCTCACTGTCCAAAAGTGACATACTGGTGTCCCATCAGTACAAGCAGGTCAGGGCTGCCATGCAGCACAGATCTGTGGGCCATCACTCCATTAAGCAG AGTCAGCTGTCACACAGCCTCCAGTCTGTAGGGGCTCACAGCATGGCccactccttcacctcctcccagCTGCAGAACGCAGTCACAGCAGCGGCATTGGGTGGTAGGCCAGATAAGCATGTGGCAGCACGGACGTTGCACCAGGGGGCAAAGGTCAGTGCCAGCGGCAGCAGTAACCAGAGCAACGTGGCagcctggaggaagcagagtggTGGCAACGCAG gcgtcaccATGGCCTATGTGAACCCCAGCTTGTCTGCTCATAagagcagctctgctgtggagCGTCAGCGAGAATACCTGCTGGACATGATACCCTCTCGTTCCATCTCCCAAGCAGCAAACACATGGAAATAA
- the gatad2ab gene encoding GATA zinc finger domain containing 2Ab isoform X3: MVRAAMSEEAVRQTRSQKRALERDHTTIPGTLGDTDSKRVKLEKSDVAGSPLALVAHGGDGIKLKSEQAAKVAASILKTGEVKATIKVEVQTGDEPVDMSTSKSDIKKERQPPSPDDVIVLSDNEPSSPLMNGHCFTKTDTDKLMKSSPEERERVIKQLKEELRLQEAKLVLLKKLRQSQIQKESSVQKATGSVATPPPLVRGSMTSSKGPLQGTGRSSGTVIPPPLVRGGQHIPSKHNSQTVMPPLVRGAQQIASLRQQQQQHSGSGPPPLLLAPRASVPNVQVQGQRIIQQGLIRVANVANSNVMVNIPQASPTGLKGSSVSPNSSINDSPASRQAAAKLALRKQLEKTLLEIPPPKPPAPEFNFLPSAANNEFIYLLGLEEVVQKLLEMHGRGNLGPAAAMANITPKEPYTCAQCKTDFTSRWRKEKVGTILCDQCMSSNQKKALKAEHTSRLKAAFVKALQQEQEIEQRILQQAASSVSKSSSSSPSLSKSDILVSHQYKQVRAAMQHRSVGHHSIKQSQLSHSLQSVGAHSMAHSFTSSQLQNAVTAAALGGRPDKHVAARTLHQGAKVSASGSSNQSNVAAWRKQSGGNAGVTMAYVNPSLSAHKSSSAVERQREYLLDMIPSRSISQAANTWK, translated from the exons ATACAGACAGTAAAAGGGTTAAACTGGAGAAGAGTGATGTAGCTGGGAGCCCACTGGCCCTGGTGGCACATGGAGGCGATGGCATCAAGCTGAAGAGTGAGCAGGCTGCTAAGGTCGCAGCCAGTATCCTCAAGACAGGGGAAGTCAAGGCCACCATCAAGGTTGAGGTGCAGACTGGAGATGAGCCTGTTGACATGAGCACATCCAAAAG TGACATCAAGAAAGAGCGGCAGCCTCCGTCACCAGATGATGTGATCGTGTTATCAGACAATGAGCCATCCAGTCCTCTCATGAATGGCCACTGCTTCACAAAGACTGACACCGATAAACTTATG AAGAGTTCACCTGAGGAACGAGAGCGCGTCATCAAACAGCTGAAGGAAGAGCTGAGACTGCAGGAGGCTAAACTGGTGCTGCTTAAAAAGCTACGACAGAGTCAGATCCAGAAGGAGAGCAGTGTGCAGAAG GCGACTGGCTCTGTggctactcctcctcctctggtgagAGGTAGCATGACATCAAGTAAAGGACCCCTTCAG GGGACTGGTCGCAGCTCAGGCACAGTGATCCCCCCTCCCTTGGTGCGGGGCGGACAACACATCCCATCCAAACACAACTCTCAGACTGTCATGCCTCCCTTGGTCAGAGGAGCCCAG CAGATAGCCAGTCtacgtcagcagcagcagcagcatagtGGTTCAGGGCCCCCTCCACTCCTTCTGGCTCCCCGGGCCTCTGTGCCCaatgtccaggtccagggccaGAGGATCATTCAGCAGGGACTCATTCGGGTGGCTAACGTGGCAAACAGTAACGTCATGGTCAACATCCCTCAG GCTTCTCCAACTGGCCTGAAAGGCTCTTCAGTGTCACCCAACTCCAGCATCAATGACTCCCCGGCCAGCCGACAGGCGGCTGCTAAACTTGCACTGCGCAAACAGCTGGAGAAGACGCTTCTGGAGATCCCTCCACCCAAACCTCCTGCTCCTGAGTTCAACTTCCTTCCCTCTGCAGCAAACAATGAGTTCATTTACTTGTTGGGTTTGGAAGAAGTGGTGCAGAAACTCCTGGAGATGCATGGCAGAG GTAATCTTGGCCCAGCTGCTGCGATGGCCAACATTACTCCCAAAGAGCCATACACCTGTGCCCAGTGCAAGACGGACTTCACCTCCCGCTGGAGAAAGGAGAAGGTCGGGACCATCCTGTGTGACCAGTGCATGTCGTCCAATCAGAAAAAGGCCCTGAAGGCTGAACACACCAGTCGGCTGAAGGCAGCCTTTGTCAAGGCACTCCAACAGGAGCAGGAGATTGAGCAGCGTATTCTTCAGCAGGCTGCCTCCTCTGTCTCTAAAAGCTCCTCGTCCTCTCCCTCACTGTCCAAAAGTGACATACTGGTGTCCCATCAGTACAAGCAGGTCAGGGCTGCCATGCAGCACAGATCTGTGGGCCATCACTCCATTAAGCAG AGTCAGCTGTCACACAGCCTCCAGTCTGTAGGGGCTCACAGCATGGCccactccttcacctcctcccagCTGCAGAACGCAGTCACAGCAGCGGCATTGGGTGGTAGGCCAGATAAGCATGTGGCAGCACGGACGTTGCACCAGGGGGCAAAGGTCAGTGCCAGCGGCAGCAGTAACCAGAGCAACGTGGCagcctggaggaagcagagtggTGGCAACGCAG gcgtcaccATGGCCTATGTGAACCCCAGCTTGTCTGCTCATAagagcagctctgctgtggagCGTCAGCGAGAATACCTGCTGGACATGATACCCTCTCGTTCCATCTCCCAAGCAGCAAACACATGGAAATAA